A region from the Microcella frigidaquae genome encodes:
- a CDS encoding CCA tRNA nucleotidyltransferase yields the protein MESVAAAVTSLRELASAEPLATLAARFAAAGHELALVGGPVRDAFLGRPLNDLDLTTSARPDDIVRIVRPVADAHWDIGRAFGTIGARLGDHTVEITTYRSDAYSPESRKPEVAFGDTLEGDLVRRDFTMNALALRLPSLTLVDPSGGLDDLFARRLMTPTRPEQSFGDDPLRMLRAVRFAAQLDVDVDPAVLEAMVGMRDRLSIVSAERIRDELVKLLLTPAPRRGLELLVQTGLAEHVLPELPALRLEIDEHAHHKDVYEHSLTVLDQAIALEGERHPDAAPDAVLRLAALLHDIGKPATKKVEANGAVTFHHHDLVGAKLARKRLTALRFDKETIGAVSRLIELHLRFFGYADAPWTDSGVRRYVRDADELLERLHILTRADVTTRNRRKEARLRGAYDELEQRIAVLAEQEELAAIRPDLDGEQIMAILGLRPGPVVGEAYRFLLEARLDEGPLGAEEAERRLRAWHAERG from the coding sequence ATGGAGAGCGTGGCTGCGGCCGTCACCAGCCTGCGCGAGCTCGCCTCCGCCGAGCCCCTCGCCACCCTCGCCGCGCGCTTCGCCGCGGCCGGGCACGAGCTGGCGCTCGTCGGCGGGCCGGTGCGCGACGCCTTCCTCGGCCGTCCCCTGAACGACCTCGACCTCACCACATCGGCACGGCCCGACGACATCGTGCGGATCGTGCGGCCCGTCGCCGACGCGCACTGGGACATCGGGCGCGCCTTCGGCACGATCGGGGCGCGGCTCGGCGACCACACGGTCGAGATCACCACCTACCGCTCCGACGCCTACTCGCCCGAATCGCGCAAGCCCGAGGTGGCGTTCGGCGACACCCTCGAGGGCGATCTGGTGCGGCGCGACTTCACGATGAACGCGCTTGCCCTCCGACTGCCGTCGCTCACCCTGGTCGACCCCTCGGGCGGCCTCGACGACCTGTTCGCCCGCCGGCTGATGACGCCCACGCGGCCCGAGCAGTCCTTCGGCGACGACCCCCTGCGCATGCTGCGGGCCGTCCGGTTCGCGGCGCAGCTCGATGTCGACGTCGACCCGGCCGTGCTCGAGGCGATGGTCGGGATGCGCGACCGGCTGTCGATCGTCTCCGCCGAGCGCATCCGCGACGAGCTGGTGAAGCTGCTCCTGACCCCGGCTCCGCGGCGCGGGCTCGAGCTGCTCGTCCAGACGGGTCTCGCCGAGCATGTGCTGCCCGAGCTGCCGGCCCTGCGGCTCGAGATCGATGAGCACGCGCACCACAAGGACGTCTACGAGCACTCGCTCACGGTGCTCGATCAGGCCATCGCCCTCGAGGGCGAGCGCCACCCCGACGCCGCTCCCGACGCGGTGCTGCGGCTCGCCGCCCTGCTGCACGACATCGGCAAGCCCGCGACGAAGAAGGTCGAGGCGAACGGCGCGGTCACCTTCCACCACCACGACCTCGTCGGCGCGAAGCTCGCCCGCAAGCGCCTCACGGCACTCCGGTTCGACAAGGAGACCATCGGCGCGGTCAGCCGCCTCATCGAGCTGCACCTGCGCTTCTTCGGCTATGCGGATGCTCCCTGGACGGACTCGGGGGTGCGACGCTACGTGCGCGACGCGGATGAGCTGCTCGAGCGCCTGCACATCCTCACCCGGGCCGATGTCACCACCCGCAATCGTCGCAAGGAGGCACGGCTGCGCGGTGCCTACGACGAGCTCGAGCAGCGCATCGCCGTGCTCGCCGAGCAGGAGGAGCTGGCGGCGATCCGCCCCGACCTCGACGGCGAGCAGATCATGGCGATCCTCGGGCTCCGGCCGGGCCCGGTCGTCGGCGAGGCCTACCGCTTCCTGCTCGAGGCGCGTCTCGACGAGGGGCCGCTCGGCGCGGAGGAGGCCGAGCGCCGGCTGCGCGCCTGGCACGCCGAGCGGGGATGA
- the rpsF gene encoding 30S ribosomal protein S6, translating to MHQYELMVILDPEIDERTVAPSLDKFLGVIRNDGGTIENVDIWGRRRLAYEINKKNEGIYAVVNFTATSAATQELDRQLKLSEAVMRTKVLRTEEAVARAASIEAENTARAEAKAKRAAAAATKAAE from the coding sequence ATGCATCAGTACGAATTGATGGTCATCCTCGACCCCGAGATCGACGAGCGCACTGTCGCTCCGAGCCTGGACAAGTTCCTCGGCGTGATCCGGAATGACGGCGGCACCATCGAGAACGTCGACATCTGGGGCCGTCGCCGGCTCGCGTACGAGATCAACAAGAAGAACGAGGGCATCTACGCCGTCGTCAACTTCACAGCGACCTCGGCCGCGACCCAGGAGCTCGACCGCCAGTTGAAGCTCAGCGAGGCCGTCATGCGCACCAAGGTGCTCCGCACCGAGGAGGCCGTGGCCCGCGCCGCGTCGATCGAGGCGGAGAACACCGCGCGCGCCGAGGCCAAGGCCAAGCGCGCGGCGGCCGCCGCGACGAAGGCCGCGGAGTAG
- a CDS encoding single-stranded DNA-binding protein has protein sequence MAGETIITVVGNLTADPELRYTQSGLAVANFTIASTPRSFDRASNEWKDGEALFLRASVWREFAEHVASSLTKGSRVIAQGRLKQRSYETKEGEKRTTIELEVDEIGPSLRYATAQVTRSASGAGNAMGGGRGGAPIADEPWGAPAAPAASGGDVWNTPGSFSDDTPF, from the coding sequence GTGGCCGGCGAGACCATCATCACCGTTGTCGGCAACCTGACTGCCGACCCCGAGCTCCGCTACACGCAGAGCGGACTCGCCGTCGCGAACTTCACCATCGCCTCGACCCCCCGCTCGTTCGACCGCGCGTCGAACGAGTGGAAGGACGGCGAGGCGCTGTTCCTCCGCGCGAGCGTCTGGCGCGAGTTCGCCGAGCACGTCGCGAGCTCGCTGACCAAGGGCAGCCGCGTCATCGCGCAGGGCCGCCTGAAGCAGCGCTCGTACGAGACGAAGGAAGGCGAGAAGCGCACCACCATCGAGCTCGAGGTCGACGAGATCGGCCCGAGCCTGCGGTACGCGACCGCCCAGGTGACCCGCAGCGCGAGCGGCGCGGGCAACGCCATGGGCGGCGGCCGCGGTGGCGCTCCGATCGCCGACGAGCCGTGGGGCGCTCCGGCTGCTCCGGCGGCCTCGGGCGGCGACGTCTGGAACACGCCCGGCTCGTTCTCGGACGACACCCCGTTCTGA
- the rpsR gene encoding 30S ribosomal protein S18 has protein sequence MAGKSSGDRRKPRGGKGAKNAAPAKAIRVGVIDYKDVATLRKFISERGKIRARRITGVSVQEQRLIARAVKNAREMALLPYAGAGR, from the coding sequence ATGGCTGGCAAGAGCAGCGGCGACCGCCGCAAGCCGCGCGGCGGGAAGGGCGCGAAGAACGCCGCCCCCGCGAAGGCGATCCGCGTCGGCGTCATCGACTACAAGGACGTCGCGACGCTTCGCAAGTTCATCTCGGAGCGCGGGAAGATCCGCGCCCGTCGCATCACCGGTGTCTCCGTGCAGGAGCAGCGCCTCATCGCCCGCGCCGTCAAGAACGCGCGCGAGATGGCCCTGCTGCCGTACGCCGGCGCAGGACGATAG
- the rplI gene encoding 50S ribosomal protein L9, whose product MSKVILTQDVTGLGAPGDVVEVKNGYARNYLIPQGFAVSWTRGGEKQVESIKAARAAREHATIEEAMDLKARLEANPVTLAVKAGAEGRLFGSVKTGDIADAVAAAGLGPVDKRLIELVAPIKGLGKHEAILKLRDGIVATITVSVVAAK is encoded by the coding sequence ATGTCGAAGGTCATCCTCACGCAGGACGTCACGGGGCTCGGCGCTCCCGGTGATGTCGTCGAGGTCAAGAACGGGTACGCCCGCAACTACCTCATCCCCCAGGGCTTCGCCGTCTCGTGGACCCGCGGTGGCGAGAAGCAGGTCGAGTCGATCAAGGCCGCCCGCGCCGCGCGCGAGCACGCCACGATCGAGGAGGCCATGGACCTCAAGGCGCGCCTCGAGGCCAACCCCGTCACCCTGGCCGTCAAGGCCGGTGCCGAGGGCCGCCTGTTCGGCTCGGTTAAGACCGGCGACATCGCCGACGCGGTCGCGGCCGCGGGTCTCGGCCCGGTCGACAAGCGCCTCATCGAGCTCGTCGCGCCCATCAAGGGTCTCGGCAAGCACGAGGCGATCCTGAAGCTGCGCGACGGCATCGTCGCGACCATCACGGTCTCGGTCGTCGCGGCCAAGTAG
- the dnaB gene encoding replicative DNA helicase, with product MSIAHISAAPSPAGEGRGAERVPPHDLLAEQSALGGMLLSKDAVADVVETVRGVDFYIPKHEVIFDAILTLYSHGEPTDVIAVTDELTKSGSLSRAGGADYLHTLTAIVPTAANAGYYASLVAEKAVLRRLVEAGTRIVQMGYASEGEVTDLVNNAQREIYDVAGGVESEDYIPLTEAVTVAIDEIEAAKGRDGSMTGVPTGFADLDELTNGLHAGQLILVAARPALGKSTLALDFARGAAIKHDLPTIIFSLEMGRSEIAMRLLSAEASVPLQAMRKGTVDQRDWTTIAATRGRINDAPLYIDDSPNMTLVEIRAKCRRLKQKVGLKMVIIDYLQLMTSGKRVESRQQEVSEFSRALKLMAKELQVPVVALSQLNRGPEQRADKMPALSDLRESGSLEQDADMVILLHRDSAYEKESARPGEADLIVAKHRNGPTKTITVAFQGHLSRFADMPRM from the coding sequence ATGTCCATCGCGCACATCTCGGCCGCCCCGTCCCCGGCCGGCGAGGGTCGCGGTGCCGAGCGCGTCCCGCCTCACGACCTGCTCGCCGAGCAAAGCGCCCTCGGCGGCATGCTGCTCAGCAAGGACGCCGTCGCCGACGTCGTCGAGACCGTCCGCGGCGTCGACTTCTACATCCCGAAGCACGAGGTGATCTTCGACGCGATCCTCACGCTCTACTCGCACGGCGAGCCGACCGACGTCATCGCCGTCACCGACGAGCTGACGAAGTCGGGCTCACTGTCGCGAGCCGGCGGCGCAGACTACCTGCACACCCTGACCGCGATCGTGCCCACGGCCGCCAACGCCGGCTACTACGCCTCGCTTGTCGCCGAGAAGGCCGTGCTGCGCCGCTTGGTCGAAGCGGGCACCCGCATCGTGCAGATGGGCTACGCCTCCGAGGGCGAGGTCACCGACCTCGTCAACAACGCCCAGCGCGAGATCTACGACGTGGCGGGCGGCGTCGAGTCCGAGGACTACATCCCTCTCACCGAGGCGGTCACCGTCGCGATCGACGAGATCGAAGCCGCGAAGGGCCGTGACGGCTCGATGACGGGCGTGCCCACCGGCTTCGCCGACCTCGATGAGCTCACCAACGGGCTCCACGCCGGTCAGCTGATCCTCGTCGCCGCGCGCCCCGCGCTCGGCAAGTCGACCCTCGCTCTCGACTTCGCGCGCGGCGCCGCCATCAAGCACGACCTGCCGACGATCATCTTCTCGCTCGAGATGGGCCGCAGCGAGATCGCGATGCGCCTGCTCTCCGCCGAGGCGTCGGTGCCGCTCCAGGCGATGCGCAAGGGCACGGTCGACCAGCGCGACTGGACCACCATCGCGGCCACGCGGGGGCGCATCAACGATGCCCCGCTGTACATCGACGACAGTCCCAACATGACCCTCGTGGAGATCCGGGCGAAGTGCCGCCGGCTCAAGCAGAAGGTCGGGCTGAAGATGGTCATCATCGACTACCTCCAGCTCATGACCAGCGGCAAGCGCGTCGAGAGCCGTCAGCAGGAGGTCAGCGAGTTCTCGCGGGCGCTGAAGCTCATGGCCAAGGAGCTCCAGGTGCCGGTCGTCGCCCTCTCGCAGCTCAACCGCGGTCCGGAGCAGCGTGCCGACAAGATGCCCGCCCTCAGCGACCTGCGCGAGTCGGGTTCGCTGGAGCAGGACGCCGACATGGTGATCCTGCTGCACCGCGACAGCGCCTATGAGAAGGAGAGCGCCCGCCCCGGCGAGGCCGACCTCATCGTGGCCAAGCACCGCAACGGTCCGACCAAGACCATCACGGTCGCCTTCCAGGGCCACCTGTCGCGCTTCGCCGACATGCCCCGCATGTAG
- the purB gene encoding adenylosuccinate lyase translates to MSPLSTQPLSPLDGRYQRQVAALGEHLSEAGLNRARVQVEVEWLIHLTEHELFGARPLTAEETRQLRAIVTDFGDDDVADLARREAITRHDVKAVEYFVRDKLAALGLTELAELTHFACTSEDINNLAYAITIRAAVRDVWMPRARSVIETLHGLAVDLRAVPMLAHTHGQPATPTTMGKELAVTVHRLELLLATVDEVEYRGKFSGATGTFSAHLAADPDHDWIAASRDFVTGLGLTWNPLTTQIESHDWQAQLYQRISHVGRVLHNLCTDVWTYISMGYFRQIPQPGATGSSTMPHKINPIRFENAEANLELASALLDSLAATLVTSRLQRDLTDSTTQRNIGVALGHSLLALDNIEKGLGEIAIDEEALARDLDANWEVLGEAIQTVVRAEITAGRSSIADPYAMLKELTRGHRVGPDALRAFVEGLDIGDDAKRRLLALTPAGYVGAASRLVGFIEGD, encoded by the coding sequence ATGAGCCCGCTCAGCACCCAGCCCCTCAGCCCCCTCGACGGCCGCTACCAGCGGCAGGTCGCGGCGCTCGGCGAGCACCTCAGCGAGGCCGGGCTCAATCGCGCGCGCGTCCAGGTCGAGGTCGAGTGGCTGATCCACCTCACCGAGCACGAGCTGTTCGGAGCGCGACCCCTGACCGCGGAGGAGACCCGGCAGCTGCGGGCGATCGTCACCGACTTCGGCGACGACGATGTCGCCGACCTCGCTCGGCGCGAGGCGATCACGCGCCACGACGTCAAGGCGGTCGAGTACTTCGTGCGCGACAAGCTCGCCGCGCTCGGGCTCACCGAGCTCGCCGAGCTCACCCACTTCGCCTGCACGAGCGAGGACATCAACAACCTCGCGTACGCGATCACGATCCGCGCGGCCGTGCGCGATGTCTGGATGCCGCGCGCGCGGTCGGTGATCGAGACGCTCCACGGCCTGGCCGTCGACCTGCGCGCCGTGCCGATGCTCGCGCACACGCATGGTCAGCCCGCCACCCCCACCACCATGGGCAAGGAGCTGGCCGTGACGGTGCACCGGCTCGAGCTGCTTCTCGCCACGGTCGACGAGGTCGAGTACCGCGGCAAGTTCTCCGGCGCGACCGGAACCTTCTCGGCCCACCTCGCCGCCGACCCCGATCATGACTGGATCGCCGCGTCGCGCGACTTCGTCACCGGGCTGGGCCTCACGTGGAACCCCCTGACCACCCAGATCGAGTCGCACGACTGGCAAGCGCAGCTGTACCAGCGCATCAGCCACGTGGGCCGGGTGCTGCACAACCTCTGCACCGACGTCTGGACCTACATCTCGATGGGCTACTTCCGGCAGATCCCGCAGCCGGGGGCCACCGGGTCGTCGACCATGCCGCACAAGATCAACCCGATCCGCTTCGAGAACGCCGAGGCGAACCTCGAGCTCGCGAGCGCGCTGCTCGACTCGCTCGCGGCGACCCTCGTGACCTCCCGCCTGCAGCGCGACCTCACCGACTCGACGACTCAGCGCAACATCGGTGTCGCCCTCGGGCATTCGCTGCTCGCCCTCGACAACATCGAGAAGGGACTCGGAGAGATCGCCATCGACGAGGAGGCGCTCGCTCGCGACCTCGACGCCAACTGGGAGGTCCTCGGCGAGGCGATCCAGACCGTCGTGCGCGCGGAGATCACGGCCGGACGCAGTTCGATCGCCGACCCGTACGCGATGCTCAAGGAGCTCACCCGGGGTCACCGGGTGGGGCCGGACGCCCTCCGCGCCTTCGTCGAGGGGCTCGACATCGGTGACGACGCCAAGCGGCGGCTGCTCGCCCTGACGCCCGCGGGGTACGTGGGCGCCGCATCCCGCCTCGTGGGGTTCATCGAGGGCGACTGA
- a CDS encoding low molecular weight protein-tyrosine-phosphatase, translating into MTFDRERPEPGVFRICFVCTGNICRSPMAEVVFRALIRARGWEKYVSVQSAGTGEWHVGESSDPRTTAALRARGYSGVGHRARQFDVSWFENLDLVIAFDRTHERILKSWAPDEDARAKVHLLLSFDPDAGGALDVPDPYYSDTAMFDGVLAMIERSCAALFRQLEPGIRQGVTS; encoded by the coding sequence ATGACCTTCGACCGGGAGCGCCCCGAGCCCGGCGTCTTCCGCATCTGCTTCGTCTGCACCGGCAACATCTGCCGGTCACCGATGGCCGAGGTCGTGTTCCGCGCGCTGATCCGCGCCCGCGGCTGGGAGAAGTACGTCAGCGTCCAGTCGGCCGGAACCGGCGAGTGGCACGTGGGCGAGAGCAGCGATCCGCGCACCACTGCCGCCCTCCGGGCGCGCGGCTACAGCGGCGTCGGCCACCGCGCGCGGCAGTTCGATGTCTCGTGGTTCGAGAACCTCGACCTCGTCATCGCCTTCGACCGCACCCACGAGCGCATCCTGAAGTCATGGGCCCCCGATGAGGATGCGCGCGCGAAGGTGCACCTGCTGCTGAGCTTCGATCCCGACGCCGGCGGCGCCCTCGACGTGCCCGACCCGTACTACTCCGACACCGCGATGTTCGACGGCGTGCTCGCCATGATCGAACGATCGTGCGCCGCTCTGTTCCGTCAGCTCGAACCCGGTATCCGACAGGGAGTCACCTCATGA
- a CDS encoding phage holin family protein produces MGRFLIRVIITSIALWLTTIIVEGVKVVSYGSADDQVALALTYLIVAAIFGIVNSVIGNAIRIVALPIYLLTLGLIALVVNGLLLLLVAWISSLLGFGLTVDGFWWGVLGAIVLGLLNWLIGVLLRPVVGRKRV; encoded by the coding sequence ATGGGACGCTTCCTGATCCGCGTGATCATCACCAGCATTGCGCTCTGGCTCACGACGATCATCGTCGAGGGGGTGAAGGTCGTCTCGTACGGCTCGGCGGACGACCAGGTGGCGCTCGCCCTGACCTACCTGATCGTGGCGGCCATCTTCGGCATCGTGAACTCGGTGATCGGCAACGCGATCCGCATCGTGGCCTTGCCGATCTATCTGCTCACGCTCGGCCTCATCGCCCTGGTCGTGAACGGGCTGCTGCTACTGCTCGTGGCCTGGATCTCGAGCCTGCTCGGCTTCGGTCTCACGGTCGACGGCTTCTGGTGGGGTGTGCTGGGCGCCATCGTGCTCGGCCTGCTCAACTGGCTGATCGGCGTGCTGCTGCGCCCCGTCGTCGGGCGCAAGCGGGTCTGA
- a CDS encoding histidinol-phosphate transaminase, with product MTDTAPPVRLRPEIVSLPAYKQGRPAAPDAFKLSSNENPFPPHPAVLAAIRDLDINRYPDATALVVRERLAARHGVTPDEIIVGAGSVALLAQLISAAAGTGDEVVYAWRSFEAYPGLVTVAGATSVRVPLTPDARHDLPAMAAAVTDRTRAIIVCTPNNPTGPIVTAAEFAAFMATVPADRLVILDEAYAEFVDDPAAVDGATLVRRFPNLVILRTFSKAYGLAGLRVGYAIGPTAVLDAARSTAIPLAVTAAAQHAVLAAMDVEDELLARVRELAARRDAVQAALREQGWELPVSQGNFVWLPTGPATAAAGEAFAAAGIVARVFPPEGIRISIGEAESVETLVRVAAEVVRTL from the coding sequence GTGACCGACACCGCGCCCCCCGTCCGGCTGCGCCCCGAGATCGTCTCGCTGCCGGCCTACAAGCAGGGTCGCCCTGCCGCGCCCGATGCGTTCAAACTCTCGAGCAACGAGAATCCCTTCCCCCCGCATCCGGCTGTGCTGGCCGCCATTCGCGACCTCGACATCAACCGCTACCCGGATGCCACGGCGCTGGTCGTCCGCGAGCGCCTGGCCGCGCGGCACGGCGTCACGCCCGACGAGATCATCGTGGGCGCCGGGTCGGTCGCGCTGCTCGCTCAGCTGATCAGCGCCGCCGCCGGCACCGGCGACGAGGTCGTCTACGCCTGGCGCAGCTTCGAGGCCTACCCCGGCCTGGTCACCGTCGCCGGGGCGACGAGCGTGCGTGTGCCGTTGACCCCGGATGCCCGCCACGACCTGCCCGCGATGGCCGCCGCGGTGACCGACCGCACCCGGGCGATCATCGTCTGCACGCCCAACAACCCGACGGGCCCGATCGTCACGGCCGCGGAGTTCGCCGCCTTCATGGCGACCGTGCCCGCCGACCGCCTCGTGATCCTCGACGAGGCCTACGCCGAGTTCGTCGACGACCCGGCCGCGGTCGACGGCGCGACCCTCGTGCGGCGCTTCCCGAACCTCGTCATTCTGCGCACGTTCTCGAAGGCGTACGGCCTCGCCGGCTTGCGCGTCGGCTACGCGATCGGCCCGACTGCCGTGCTCGACGCCGCGCGCAGCACGGCGATCCCGCTCGCCGTGACCGCCGCCGCGCAGCACGCCGTGCTCGCCGCGATGGACGTCGAGGACGAGCTGCTGGCGCGCGTGCGCGAGTTGGCCGCGCGCCGCGACGCCGTGCAGGCCGCGCTGCGCGAGCAGGGCTGGGAGCTGCCGGTGTCGCAGGGCAACTTCGTCTGGCTGCCGACCGGGCCGGCCACGGCCGCCGCGGGCGAGGCCTTCGCCGCGGCCGGGATCGTCGCACGGGTGTTCCCACCGGAGGGCATCCGCATCTCGATCGGCGAAGCCGAATCTGTCGAGACCCTGGTGCGGGTCGCGGCCGAGGTTGTCCGAACCCTCTGA
- a CDS encoding thiamine pyrophosphate-dependent enzyme, whose product MSYTPETLQLLAPDGTRVVSDATEAYLPYVDALTEQQLREFYRTMRVIRRFDIEAGNLQRQGQLALWIPSLGQEAAQVGSGFAARAHDHIFPAYREHAVGHIRGLDVVQIIKMLRGLTHGGWNPAETGNFHLYTLVIGSQSLHATGYAMGVRFDGLVGTGDPEKDTAVLVYFGDGATSQGDVNEAFVFAQSYQTPQVFFLQNNHWAISVPVRVQSRTPLFHRPRGFGIPSQQIDGNDVLMSYAATAASLDAARAGEGPQFIEALTYRMGAHTTSDDPTKYRDDDELHYWQERDPIARFEAYLRGLGESEAFFTEVAEEAEQFAAEARARTLALEPPSAESMFAHVYSEPHPVMDAQRQALADFEASFEGGA is encoded by the coding sequence ATGTCGTACACCCCGGAGACGCTGCAGCTGCTCGCGCCCGACGGAACCCGGGTCGTCAGCGATGCCACCGAGGCCTACCTGCCGTACGTGGATGCTCTCACCGAGCAGCAGCTGCGCGAGTTCTACCGCACGATGCGGGTGATCCGCCGCTTCGACATCGAGGCCGGCAACCTGCAGCGCCAGGGGCAGCTCGCCCTCTGGATTCCGAGCCTCGGCCAGGAGGCCGCGCAGGTCGGCTCGGGCTTCGCCGCACGCGCGCACGACCACATCTTCCCCGCGTACCGCGAGCACGCCGTCGGCCATATCCGCGGTCTCGACGTGGTGCAGATCATCAAGATGCTGCGGGGCCTCACGCACGGGGGCTGGAACCCCGCCGAGACCGGCAACTTCCACCTCTACACGCTCGTCATCGGCTCGCAGTCGCTGCATGCCACCGGCTACGCGATGGGCGTGCGCTTCGACGGTCTCGTCGGAACAGGTGACCCCGAGAAGGACACCGCGGTGCTCGTGTACTTCGGTGACGGCGCGACCAGCCAGGGCGACGTCAACGAGGCCTTCGTCTTCGCGCAGAGCTACCAGACTCCGCAGGTGTTCTTCCTGCAGAACAACCACTGGGCGATCTCGGTGCCGGTGCGCGTGCAGTCGCGCACGCCGCTGTTCCACCGGCCGCGCGGGTTCGGCATCCCCAGCCAGCAGATCGACGGCAATGACGTGCTCATGAGCTACGCCGCGACGGCGGCGAGCCTCGATGCCGCCCGCGCCGGCGAAGGGCCCCAGTTCATCGAGGCCCTCACCTACCGCATGGGCGCCCACACGACGAGCGACGACCCGACGAAGTACCGCGACGACGACGAGCTGCACTACTGGCAGGAGCGCGACCCGATCGCGCGCTTCGAGGCCTACCTGCGCGGCCTCGGCGAGAGCGAGGCGTTCTTCACCGAGGTGGCGGAGGAGGCCGAGCAGTTCGCCGCCGAAGCTCGCGCTCGCACCCTCGCCCTCGAGCCGCCGTCGGCCGAGTCGATGTTCGCCCATGTCTACAGCGAGCCGCACCCGGTGATGGATGCGCAGCGCCAGGCGCTGGCCGACTTCGAGGCCTCGTTCGAGGGAGGTGCGTGA
- a CDS encoding alpha-ketoacid dehydrogenase subunit beta: MAKALTMGLAAAMTADEKVVLMGEDIGPLGGVFRVTEGLQKQFGVHRVLDTPLAESGIVGTAIGLAMRGYRPVVEIQFDGFIFPAFDQITTQLAKLTARHEGAMQLPVVIRVPYGGHIGAVEHHQESPEAYFAHTAGLRLVSPATPHDAYWMIQQAITSTDPVMFFEPKSRYWPKGDVDLAASGAALHESRIVRAGTDVTVVGHGAMVSMLLDAAELAAAEGTSIEVVDLRSLSPIDYAPLLDSVHRTGRLVVAQEAPGSVSIGSEIAATVTEKAFYSLEAPVLRVSGYDTPFPPAKLEGVYLPDVDRILHAVDRALAY; this comes from the coding sequence ATGGCCAAAGCCCTCACCATGGGCCTCGCCGCCGCGATGACGGCCGACGAGAAGGTCGTGCTGATGGGCGAGGACATCGGCCCGCTCGGCGGTGTCTTCCGGGTGACGGAGGGGCTGCAGAAGCAGTTCGGCGTCCACCGCGTGCTCGACACCCCGCTCGCCGAGTCGGGCATCGTCGGCACCGCGATCGGCCTGGCGATGCGCGGGTACCGGCCCGTCGTCGAGATCCAGTTCGATGGCTTCATCTTCCCGGCCTTCGACCAGATCACGACCCAGCTGGCGAAGCTCACCGCGCGGCACGAGGGTGCCATGCAGCTGCCCGTCGTCATCCGTGTTCCCTACGGCGGCCACATCGGTGCGGTCGAGCACCACCAGGAGAGCCCCGAGGCGTACTTCGCCCACACGGCGGGCCTGCGCCTGGTGAGCCCGGCGACCCCGCACGACGCCTACTGGATGATCCAGCAGGCGATCACCAGCACCGACCCGGTCATGTTCTTCGAGCCGAAGAGCCGCTACTGGCCGAAGGGCGACGTCGATCTCGCCGCGTCCGGAGCCGCCCTGCACGAGTCGCGCATCGTGCGCGCCGGCACCGACGTGACCGTCGTCGGACACGGCGCGATGGTGAGCATGCTGCTCGACGCCGCCGAGCTCGCCGCCGCGGAGGGCACGAGCATCGAGGTCGTCGACCTGCGCTCGCTCTCGCCGATCGACTACGCGCCGCTGCTCGACTCGGTGCACCGCACCGGGCGGCTCGTCGTCGCCCAGGAGGCGCCCGGCTCGGTCAGCATTGGCTCGGAGATCGCGGCGACCGTCACCGAGAAGGCCTTCTACTCGCTCGAGGCGCCCGTGCTGCGCGTCTCCGGCTACGACACCCCCTTCCCGCCCGCGAAGCTCGAGGGCGTCTACTTGCCCGACGTCGACCGCATCCTGCACGCGGTCGACCGCGCGCTGGCATACTGA